A genomic segment from Schistosoma mansoni strain Puerto Rico chromosome 5, complete genome encodes:
- a CDS encoding cell polarity protein, with the protein MAQRILEPFRKLPHQLQNLEIVKRIHDYTLGKHTDSYSCHQSSAYGCPESPSALAFDEFLGLLAIGTSKGLVKIYGSPGIVFTVQREGSPVISLLFLPGEGRIVCASADGTLDLFELDSRCGRWSSTSRVKVQQTGEQDLITRMCLGHGVIYIGSASGTLRQVAVKNGHMTLGDDALTACTSSIISDSVPVDKRDQLGVDSPIISLELQPQGNHLLIAYAGGCVAVAIPQPIPLESVTQPAAPADVTAPTAQGEVVTPNVVDELAPTIPQEPQGEATPGDKSEVNGEKSQPLSNDSAVESTPSTPAKGHSEKRSTLKLKALTRSLRPDASKTEKEVEPSLPVPPAPRISHLLLRDQPVEWASWRVTSVDSLSTEVVVAYGDGAFQVWPIVAAVSDQPFEPIIVSMIDPPNTPYGPLPCGAIKKILISPSANAGLLTVFCGGLPRPQFENRYAVSVLQDHEHHVCYQFGSKVIDFVLVPSEGSVSNETVSGEVVTKPCPPSYSATLLVLTERELVAIDLTQPDWPVYDSPYLNCMDFTPVTAITHIGQVPPALIHRLHQAAQITSDDITNCSWPIWGGSHNGNKNFSQNPGNDVIVLGHSNGWVTLWAIGRADTTIHLGTLPTSSLFNLTDLQNGQPTEGVPHYCTPTGLTFHPCQLIQLNPPSQITSLALELSWNLLAIGSSHGFALLDLFDRSIIHAHFTYDSSGPAKMVNAVASKLIVVYVNTSQINPKRVTGFGLQNFTSGSGENAKLEWNAVATLLDGQIAVLSLPNLRKVFKGTLLFWLSTFIHTSLCCHAYV; encoded by the exons ATGGCACAGAGGATCTTGGAACCATTCCGAAAATTGCCCCACCAATTACAAAATCTTGAAATTGTCAAGCGAATACATGATTACACACTTGGGAAACATACCGATAGTTACTCTTGTCACCAG TCTTCTGCTTATGGATGTCCGGAGTCTCCAAGCGCTTTGGCTTTTGACGAATTTCTTGGCTTATTAGCTATAGGAACAAGTAAAGGATTAGTAAAAAT ATATGGCTCACCAGGCATTGTTTTCACTGTCCAACGAGAGGGTTCTCCGGTTATTTCTCTTTTGTTTCTACCAGGTGAA GGGCGGATTGTTTGCGCTTCCGCTGACGGAACGTTAGATCTTTTTGAATTGGATTCTAGATGTGGACGGTGGTCATCAACTAGCCGCGTCAAGGTTCAGCAAAC CGGTGAACAGGATCTTATTACACGTATGTGTCTTGGTCATGGTGTTATTTACATCGGTTCTGCAAGCGGTACACTACGTCAAGTTGCGGTTAAAAACGGTCATATGACACTAGGAGATGATGCACTCACTGCGTGTACAAGTTCAATTATCAGCGATAG TGTCCCCGTAGACAAGCGAGATCAACTTGGGGTAGACTCTCCGATTATATCCCTTGAATTACAACCTCAAGGTAATCATCTGCTAATTGCATACGCAGGGGGCTGTGTGGCAGTGGCTATTCCTCAGCCTATTCCATTGGAAAGCGTTACACAACCAGCTGCTCCTGCAGATGTCACTGCTCCTACAGCTCAAGGGGAAGTTGTTACCCCAAACGTTGTTGATGAATTGGCCCCAACTATCCCTCAAGAACCTCAGGGCGAAGCAACACCAGGTGATAAAAGTGAAGTAAATGGAGAGAAGTCTCAGCCACTTTCAAACGACAGTGCTGTTGAGTCAACTCCCAGTACTCCTGCTAAGGGACATTCGGAGAAGCGATCAACCTTAAAGCTTAAGGCGTTAACACGTAGCTTGAGACCTGATGCGTCTAAAACAGAG AAAGAAGTCGAACCATCATTACCTGTACCTCCAGCTCCTCGTATCAGTCATTTACTGCTTCGCGACCAACCGGTTGAATGGGCCTCATGGCGTGTTACATCCGTAGATTCCTTATCTACTGAAGTTGTAGTTGCTTATGGTGATGGTGCATTTCAGGTTTGGCCTATTGTTGCAGCTGTTAGTGATCAACCATTTGAGCCAATCATTGTATCAATGATAGATCCGCCAAACACTCCATATG GTCCTCTACCTTGTGGtgcaataaaaaaaatattgatcagTCCATCTGCAAA TGCCGGTTTACTAACAGTGTTTTGTGGAGGTTTACCACGTCCCCAATTTGAGAATCGTTATGCAGTGTCTGTCTTACAGGATCATGAACATCATGTTTGTTATCAGTTTGGATCAAAGGTTATTGATTTCGTACTTGTACCGAGTGAAGGGAGTGTATCAA ATGAAACGGTTTCAGGGGAAGTTGTGACTAAACCTTGTCCACCTAGTTATTCTGCTACATTATTAGTGCTTACTGAACGTGAACTTGTTGCTATTGATTTAACTCAACCCGATTGGCCTGTCTACGATTCACCATATTTAAATTGTATGGATTTCACTCCGGTTACAGCTATAACTCACATAGGACAG GTTCCACCAGCCCTAATCCATCGGCTACATCAAGCTGCTCAGATAACTTCAGATGATATTACCAATTGTTCATGGCCGATATGGGGCGGGTCTCATAATGGTAACAAGAATTTTTCACAAAATCCTGGAAATGACGTTATTGTCCTTGGACATTCAAATGGATGGGTTACTTTATGGGCAATTGGTCGAGCAGATACTACAATTCATCTGGGAACTTTACCAACATCATCTTTGTTTAATTTAACTGATTTGCAAAATGGTCAG CCTACCGAAGGTGTCCCTCATTATTGCACACCAACTGGACTAACATTTCATCCCTGTCAGCTTATTCAATTAAATCCACCTAGCCAGATTACATCTCTTGCATTGGAGTTGTCTTGGAATCTATTGGCCATTGGTTCTTCACACGGATTTGCTTTGTTAGACTTATTTGATCGTTCTATAATTCATGCTCATTTTACTTATGATTCATCAGGTCCTGCAAAGATGGTTAATGCTGTGGCTAGTAAGTTGATC GTTGTATATGTGAACACAAGTCAGATTAATCCCAAACGTGTGACAGGGTTTGGCCTTCAGAATTTTACTTCTGGATCTGGAGAAAACGCTAAACTTGAATGGAATGCTGTTGCAACGCTGCTGGATGGACAGATTGCTGTACTGTCCTTGCCTAACCTTCGTAAAGTATTCAAGG GAACGCTGTTATTCTGGTTATCTACCTTCATCCACACTTCCTTGTGTTGCCACGCGTACGTTTAA
- a CDS encoding cell polarity protein — translation MCLGHGVIYIGSASGTLRQVAVKNGHMTLGDDALTACTSSIISDSVPVDKRDQLGVDSPIISLELQPQGNHLLIAYAGGCVAVAIPQPIPLESVTQPAAPADVTAPTAQGEVVTPNVVDELAPTIPQEPQGEATPGDKSEVNGEKSQPLSNDSAVESTPSTPAKGHSEKRSTLKLKALTRSLRPDASKTEKEVEPSLPVPPAPRISHLLLRDQPVEWASWRVTSVDSLSTEVVVAYGDGAFQVWPIVAAVSDQPFEPIIVSMIDPPNTPYGPLPCGAIKKILISPSANAGLLTVFCGGLPRPQFENRYAVSVLQDHEHHVCYQFGSKVIDFVLVPSEGSVSNETVSGEVVTKPCPPSYSATLLVLTERELVAIDLTQPDWPVYDSPYLNCMDFTPVTAITHIGQVPPALIHRLHQAAQITSDDITNCSWPIWGGSHNGNKNFSQNPGNDVIVLGHSNGWVTLWAIGRADTTIHLGTLPTSSLFNLTDLQNGQPTEGVPHYCTPTGLTFHPCQLIQLNPPSQITSLALELSWNLLAIGSSHGFALLDLFDRSIIHAHFTYDSSGPAKMVNAVASKLIVVYVNTSQINPKRVTGFGLQNFTSGSGENAKLEWNAVATLLDGQIAVLSLPNLRKVFKGTLLFWLSTFIHTSLCCHAYV, via the exons ATGTGTCTTGGTCATGGTGTTATTTACATCGGTTCTGCAAGCGGTACACTACGTCAAGTTGCGGTTAAAAACGGTCATATGACACTAGGAGATGATGCACTCACTGCGTGTACAAGTTCAATTATCAGCGATAG TGTCCCCGTAGACAAGCGAGATCAACTTGGGGTAGACTCTCCGATTATATCCCTTGAATTACAACCTCAAGGTAATCATCTGCTAATTGCATACGCAGGGGGCTGTGTGGCAGTGGCTATTCCTCAGCCTATTCCATTGGAAAGCGTTACACAACCAGCTGCTCCTGCAGATGTCACTGCTCCTACAGCTCAAGGGGAAGTTGTTACCCCAAACGTTGTTGATGAATTGGCCCCAACTATCCCTCAAGAACCTCAGGGCGAAGCAACACCAGGTGATAAAAGTGAAGTAAATGGAGAGAAGTCTCAGCCACTTTCAAACGACAGTGCTGTTGAGTCAACTCCCAGTACTCCTGCTAAGGGACATTCGGAGAAGCGATCAACCTTAAAGCTTAAGGCGTTAACACGTAGCTTGAGACCTGATGCGTCTAAAACAGAG AAAGAAGTCGAACCATCATTACCTGTACCTCCAGCTCCTCGTATCAGTCATTTACTGCTTCGCGACCAACCGGTTGAATGGGCCTCATGGCGTGTTACATCCGTAGATTCCTTATCTACTGAAGTTGTAGTTGCTTATGGTGATGGTGCATTTCAGGTTTGGCCTATTGTTGCAGCTGTTAGTGATCAACCATTTGAGCCAATCATTGTATCAATGATAGATCCGCCAAACACTCCATATG GTCCTCTACCTTGTGGtgcaataaaaaaaatattgatcagTCCATCTGCAAA TGCCGGTTTACTAACAGTGTTTTGTGGAGGTTTACCACGTCCCCAATTTGAGAATCGTTATGCAGTGTCTGTCTTACAGGATCATGAACATCATGTTTGTTATCAGTTTGGATCAAAGGTTATTGATTTCGTACTTGTACCGAGTGAAGGGAGTGTATCAA ATGAAACGGTTTCAGGGGAAGTTGTGACTAAACCTTGTCCACCTAGTTATTCTGCTACATTATTAGTGCTTACTGAACGTGAACTTGTTGCTATTGATTTAACTCAACCCGATTGGCCTGTCTACGATTCACCATATTTAAATTGTATGGATTTCACTCCGGTTACAGCTATAACTCACATAGGACAG GTTCCACCAGCCCTAATCCATCGGCTACATCAAGCTGCTCAGATAACTTCAGATGATATTACCAATTGTTCATGGCCGATATGGGGCGGGTCTCATAATGGTAACAAGAATTTTTCACAAAATCCTGGAAATGACGTTATTGTCCTTGGACATTCAAATGGATGGGTTACTTTATGGGCAATTGGTCGAGCAGATACTACAATTCATCTGGGAACTTTACCAACATCATCTTTGTTTAATTTAACTGATTTGCAAAATGGTCAG CCTACCGAAGGTGTCCCTCATTATTGCACACCAACTGGACTAACATTTCATCCCTGTCAGCTTATTCAATTAAATCCACCTAGCCAGATTACATCTCTTGCATTGGAGTTGTCTTGGAATCTATTGGCCATTGGTTCTTCACACGGATTTGCTTTGTTAGACTTATTTGATCGTTCTATAATTCATGCTCATTTTACTTATGATTCATCAGGTCCTGCAAAGATGGTTAATGCTGTGGCTAGTAAGTTGATC GTTGTATATGTGAACACAAGTCAGATTAATCCCAAACGTGTGACAGGGTTTGGCCTTCAGAATTTTACTTCTGGATCTGGAGAAAACGCTAAACTTGAATGGAATGCTGTTGCAACGCTGCTGGATGGACAGATTGCTGTACTGTCCTTGCCTAACCTTCGTAAAGTATTCAAGG GAACGCTGTTATTCTGGTTATCTACCTTCATCCACACTTCCTTGTGTTGCCACGCGTACGTTTAA